The Clostridium sporogenes genome contains a region encoding:
- a CDS encoding MerR family transcriptional regulator: protein MRTVKQVSDLTGISVRALHYYDEIGLLKPSEITEAGYRLYDDEALKTLQQILFFKELDIPLKDVKEIMSSPYFDKMQALKNQKKLLLLKRKRLNGLIELINKTLKGESTMNFKEFDMSEYYDVLEEFKTENEDKVIRIYGSVDKYNELIKKCKSKEDEIAKMAIKQYGSIEKYAKAVKKNLNSDMLTLAEKYDVFKKDFLEDKHPKLKELYIKLVSDLSKDPSSKEIQQIAEEITNTAKRDYEIFKMDNGDDHWYYMIQMYLVFYEWIEVVDKKYGNGASKFIGESLKNYLGDKQPKVEELYKKLTSDLSKDPCSKEIQQIVEEISDESKKSQKLYKVDEGENHWGYMAELYLSDPIFKKVIDKKYGSDSSKFIGEALKFYSENSNL, encoded by the coding sequence ATGAGAACAGTAAAACAAGTTTCGGATTTGACAGGAATAAGTGTGCGTGCACTACATTACTATGATGAAATAGGATTATTAAAACCAAGTGAAATTACAGAGGCAGGATATAGACTTTATGATGATGAAGCCCTTAAAACCTTGCAGCAGATTTTATTTTTTAAGGAACTTGATATACCTTTAAAAGATGTTAAAGAAATAATGTCCAGCCCATACTTTGATAAAATGCAAGCATTAAAAAATCAGAAAAAGTTACTTTTGCTAAAACGCAAAAGGTTGAATGGCTTAATAGAGCTTATAAATAAAACATTAAAAGGAGAAAGCACGATGAATTTTAAAGAATTTGATATGAGTGAATATTATGATGTATTGGAAGAATTTAAAACAGAAAACGAGGATAAGGTAATTAGAATTTATGGTAGTGTAGATAAATATAATGAACTTATTAAAAAATGTAAATCTAAGGAAGATGAAATTGCTAAAATGGCTATAAAGCAGTATGGGAGTATTGAAAAATATGCTAAAGCTGTAAAGAAAAATCTTAATAGTGACATGTTGACTTTAGCAGAAAAATATGATGTGTTTAAAAAAGATTTTTTAGAAGATAAGCATCCTAAATTAAAAGAATTATATATAAAGCTTGTATCTGACTTAAGTAAAGATCCCTCTTCAAAGGAGATTCAACAAATTGCTGAAGAAATAACAAATACAGCTAAAAGAGATTATGAAATTTTCAAAATGGATAATGGAGATGATCATTGGTATTATATGATACAAATGTATTTAGTATTTTATGAATGGATAGAAGTAGTTGATAAGAAATATGGGAATGGCGCATCTAAATTTATTGGAGAATCTCTAAAAAATTATTTGGGAGATAAGCAGCCTAAAGTAGAAGAACTATATAAAAAACTTACATCTGACTTAAGTAAAGATCCTTGTTCAAAGGAGATTCAACAAATTGTTGAAGAAATATCCGATGAAAGTAAAAAAAGTCAAAAATTATACAAGGTGGATGAGGGCGAGAATCATTGGGGATATATGGCTGAACTCTATTTATCAGATCCTATTTTCAAAAAAGTAATTGATAAGAAATATGGCAGTGATTCATCTAAATTTATTGGAGAAGCTTTAAAATTTTATTCTGAAAATAGTAATTTATAA
- a CDS encoding nitroreductase family protein, whose protein sequence is MDFLDLAKERYSVRNFDTKKIEQEKLDLILKAGQLAPTAVNYQPQRILVIESNDALAKLKTCTIYHFNAPMALLICADKDEAWKRSYDGKSHTDIDGSIVATHMMLQAAELGLGTTWVGHFDPSAIRNAFSIPANLEPICLLPVGYPSKDAKPNPNHKKRKDISQTVFYNHF, encoded by the coding sequence ATGGATTTTTTAGACTTAGCTAAAGAAAGATATTCTGTAAGAAATTTTGATACTAAAAAGATCGAACAAGAAAAACTAGATTTAATTTTAAAAGCAGGACAATTAGCCCCAACTGCTGTAAATTATCAGCCTCAAAGAATTTTAGTAATTGAAAGTAATGATGCTCTTGCAAAACTAAAAACTTGCACAATTTATCACTTCAATGCACCCATGGCTCTACTTATATGCGCGGACAAAGATGAAGCCTGGAAACGTAGTTATGACGGAAAAAGCCATACTGATATTGATGGGAGTATTGTTGCTACACATATGATGCTACAAGCTGCTGAACTTGGCTTGGGTACAACATGGGTTGGTCATTTTGATCCAAGTGCTATTCGTAATGCTTTTAGTATACCAGCAAATCTTGAACCAATATGCCTTTTGCCAGTAGGTTACCCAAGTAAGGATGCAAAACCAAATCCTAATCACAAAAAAAGAAAAGATATTTCCCAAACTGTTTTCTATAATCATTTTTAA
- a CDS encoding MarR family winged helix-turn-helix transcriptional regulator — protein sequence MYLNNERKNKISYSLLTVIYKFSENDKQTRYYGTDTPLFSSEIHMIRAIKEEEGIHITGLANKLGVTKGAVSQIVNKLDKKGFIKKETDLHNQSKLIIKLTPKGEIADTNHKKLHNKFDALINGILKDASNEEIAFLKNFLNKVEERIEDFEEKITE from the coding sequence ATGTATTTAAATAATGAACGAAAAAATAAAATAAGTTATTCTTTATTAACGGTAATTTACAAATTTAGCGAGAATGATAAACAAACTCGTTATTATGGAACTGATACACCTTTATTCAGCTCAGAAATACATATGATAAGAGCAATTAAAGAAGAGGAGGGTATTCATATTACAGGATTGGCAAATAAATTAGGTGTAACAAAAGGGGCTGTATCACAAATTGTTAATAAACTGGATAAAAAGGGTTTCATAAAAAAAGAAACTGATTTACATAATCAATCAAAACTTATTATAAAATTAACTCCAAAAGGTGAAATTGCAGACACAAATCATAAGAAATTGCATAATAAATTTGATGCATTAATTAATGGTATATTAAAAGATGCTTCAAATGAAGAAATTGCATTCTTAAAGAATTTTTTAAATAAAGTTGAAGAGCGAATTGAAGATTTTGAAGAAAAGATTACGGAATAA
- a CDS encoding MATE family efflux transporter, whose amino-acid sequence MNKKENKIKMMSEGNITKVLFQLGIPVIIGMLVTSLYNVVDAMFVGRLGTSQMGAVSIAYPIGQLIIGLGLTFGSGSASYISRLLGEKNNKQADCTASTALFTSIIVGLITIVVTMCFLDKVLTFLGATQTILPYAREFAIIYIPGSILNVINVTMNNISASEGATKISMTSMLIGAGVNVVLDPIFIYMFQCGIKGSAIATVISQGVTTLLYVWYISSGKSNLHISIKHFSMDKTIYVQILKIGIPTLLFQLLSSTSMGLTNTASSHYGDSAVAAMGVVTRVLALGSYVIFGYAKGFQTVSGFNFGAKNYKRLREAISVSLKWSSIFCAVIEIILLIFSRQIIGFFSKDASVIAIGSDALRANSITFILFGFQYIYTTLFLALGKAFKGTILSIARQGIFFIPVILILPRILGLNGIIFTQPIVDVMTTILTVIFAAKLQRKINYASQELNQKTIRA is encoded by the coding sequence ATGAATAAAAAAGAAAATAAAATAAAAATGATGAGTGAAGGTAATATTACAAAAGTATTATTCCAGCTTGGCATACCAGTTATTATCGGAATGCTTGTGACTTCACTTTATAATGTTGTAGATGCTATGTTTGTTGGAAGATTAGGTACAAGTCAAATGGGTGCTGTTTCAATTGCATATCCCATTGGGCAGTTGATTATTGGATTAGGGTTAACATTTGGAAGTGGTTCTGCATCTTACATATCAAGACTTTTGGGTGAAAAGAATAATAAGCAAGCTGACTGTACTGCTTCAACAGCATTATTTACTAGTATCATTGTAGGATTGATAACTATTGTGGTAACAATGTGTTTTCTTGATAAAGTGTTAACTTTTTTAGGGGCTACTCAAACAATTTTGCCTTATGCAAGAGAGTTTGCTATTATCTACATACCAGGGTCAATATTAAATGTTATTAACGTAACAATGAATAATATTTCGGCATCAGAGGGTGCCACAAAAATCAGCATGACATCAATGCTTATAGGAGCTGGAGTAAATGTTGTTCTTGACCCAATTTTTATATATATGTTTCAGTGTGGAATTAAAGGTTCAGCAATTGCAACTGTGATTTCACAGGGAGTTACCACTCTTCTTTATGTGTGGTATATATCCAGTGGAAAAAGCAACTTGCATATTTCAATTAAACATTTTTCTATGGATAAGACAATATATGTTCAAATATTAAAGATTGGTATACCGACTTTACTTTTTCAGCTATTGTCAAGTACTTCAATGGGACTTACCAATACTGCATCAAGCCATTATGGTGACTCAGCTGTTGCAGCAATGGGAGTCGTTACAAGGGTTTTAGCTCTCGGTTCATATGTTATATTTGGATATGCAAAAGGATTCCAAACTGTTTCAGGGTTTAATTTTGGTGCAAAAAATTATAAAAGATTGAGAGAAGCTATTTCGGTTTCGTTGAAATGGTCCAGCATTTTTTGTGCAGTAATTGAAATTATACTCTTGATTTTTTCAAGACAAATTATAGGTTTCTTTAGTAAAGATGCTTCTGTTATTGCAATAGGTAGCGATGCTTTAAGAGCAAACAGCATTACTTTTATTTTGTTTGGCTTTCAATATATATACACAACATTATTCTTAGCTCTTGGAAAAGCATTTAAAGGTACAATATTAAGCATTGCAAGGCAAGGTATATTTTTTATTCCAGTAATTCTTATTTTACCAAGAATTTTAGGACTAAATGGCATCATATTTACACAACCTATAGTTGATGTGATGACTACAATACTTACTGTTATATTTGCTGCTAAACTTCAAAGAAAAATAAATTATGCTAGTCAAGAATTAAATCAAAAAACTATTCGAGCTTAG
- the mraY gene encoding phospho-N-acetylmuramoyl-pentapeptide-transferase encodes MSTIIYAVLFSFLLSTITGLLLIPLFKKLNLGQSIKNGIPISHKKKAGTPTFGGIIFIFSSIITMLFMIKNYNKEFLLVISSLIAFGLIGFIDDILKKIHKKNEGLTSKGKMILLLFVSSIFAIYSYYNPSIGSIIMFPFTKKLFDLRILYIPFIIFYYVSTTNALNLTDGLDGLATSITLLVVTFFIFLSLGMGHYTLSISCGCIAGALLGFLRYNCYPAKIIMGDTGSLALGGAIATIAMILKNPFIVIIVGGIYVIEALSSLIQIVFFKLFGKRIFKMAPIHHSFELHGWHETKIVSVFSIITAILCLIGFLSM; translated from the coding sequence ATGAGTACTATTATATATGCTGTATTATTCAGTTTTTTATTATCTACAATTACTGGCTTGTTACTCATCCCATTATTTAAAAAATTAAATTTAGGACAAAGCATTAAAAATGGAATTCCAATAAGCCATAAAAAAAAGGCTGGAACTCCTACATTTGGTGGTATTATTTTTATTTTTTCATCAATAATAACAATGTTATTTATGATAAAAAATTATAATAAAGAATTCTTGCTTGTAATATCTTCACTTATTGCTTTTGGACTGATAGGTTTCATTGATGATATTTTAAAGAAAATACATAAAAAAAATGAAGGATTAACTTCAAAAGGGAAAATGATTTTATTACTTTTTGTATCAAGTATTTTTGCCATTTATTCATACTATAATCCTTCAATTGGTTCAATAATTATGTTTCCATTTACTAAAAAACTATTTGACTTAAGAATTTTATACATACCTTTTATTATTTTTTATTACGTATCAACAACTAATGCATTAAACTTAACAGACGGTTTGGACGGACTTGCTACTTCTATAACACTACTTGTAGTAACATTTTTTATTTTTCTATCTTTGGGAATGGGGCATTATACATTATCAATTAGTTGCGGTTGTATAGCAGGGGCTTTATTAGGATTCTTACGATATAATTGTTATCCCGCTAAAATAATTATGGGGGATACTGGTTCTTTAGCCCTTGGTGGTGCTATTGCAACAATAGCTATGATACTCAAAAATCCATTTATTGTTATTATTGTTGGAGGAATTTATGTTATTGAAGCATTATCATCATTAATTCAAATAGTATTTTTTAAACTATTTGGTAAACGTATTTTCAAAATGGCTCCTATTCATCACTCATTTGAGTTACATGGCTGGCATGAAACCAAAATAGTTTCAGTATTTTCTATAATAACAGCAATTTTATGTCTTATTGGATTTCTATCTATGTAA
- a CDS encoding helix-turn-helix transcriptional regulator — protein sequence MKNELCKIREIDEKVKGRLEYIKSNNDSMMCDINTIKALKNNIYEKTSKIFIYNLKKLIQLEITQKNLAKKIGVSEDLLSKYKSAEAFPSIETLIYICEVYNMTIDKLTSIPLTAADMENLENNMDINTDIFEDKYYVYFLVTNIAREGAIHEGIVEFFNDNVIFKILSNGQVVKLFKGDYNTFDKLIFFNLQSANDGITYINMARPNVNKNKYVGGIALLMLPSDANSKPCVEKILFSKIRIDRELYYGRLKKLLNFSCQETTFEHIKLSSVEDEDAYNFIRKLI from the coding sequence TTGAAGAATGAGTTATGTAAAATTAGGGAAATAGATGAAAAGGTAAAAGGTAGATTAGAGTATATAAAATCTAATAATGATAGTATGATGTGTGATATTAATACGATAAAAGCTTTAAAAAATAACATATATGAAAAAACATCTAAAATATTTATATATAACTTAAAAAAGCTCATTCAGTTAGAAATAACACAAAAAAATCTTGCTAAGAAAATAGGTGTTTCAGAAGATTTACTTTCTAAATACAAATCAGCAGAAGCTTTCCCATCTATAGAAACCTTAATATATATTTGCGAAGTATATAACATGACTATAGATAAACTTACTTCTATTCCACTAACAGCAGCTGATATGGAAAATTTAGAAAATAATATGGATATTAATACAGATATATTTGAAGATAAATATTATGTTTATTTTTTAGTTACTAATATAGCTAGAGAAGGAGCTATACATGAAGGTATTGTTGAATTTTTCAATGATAATGTGATATTTAAAATTCTTTCTAATGGCCAAGTTGTTAAGTTATTTAAAGGAGACTACAATACCTTTGATAAGCTTATATTCTTCAATTTACAAAGTGCTAATGACGGCATTACATATATAAATATGGCTAGACCTAATGTAAATAAAAATAAATATGTGGGAGGTATAGCTTTGCTTATGTTACCTTCAGATGCAAATAGTAAGCCTTGTGTTGAAAAAATTCTCTTCAGTAAAATAAGGATAGATAGGGAATTATATTACGGAAGATTAAAAAAACTTTTAAACTTTTCTTGTCAAGAAACAACTTTTGAACATATAAAATTATCTTCGGTTGAAGATGAGGATGCCTATAATTTTATTAGAAAGTTGATTTAA
- a CDS encoding TetR/AcrR family transcriptional regulator yields MDKCNNTKNQLIESVMELLQECEDVSEITSRKITERAKVNLSTINYHFKSKDELINIAANKLIRDLANTYFEDMKNDVKSPKDKLRYFLTRISDIVVHYKKYTKEMMPYILLKGEFAEAIEILPLVKECFQGSKSDEECKIISYQLISFMQLVFYRADEFKFFSNIDINIKEERDKLIDIQLDLFFK; encoded by the coding sequence TTGGACAAATGTAACAATACCAAAAATCAATTAATAGAATCAGTAATGGAATTATTGCAAGAGTGTGAGGATGTTTCAGAAATAACATCAAGAAAGATAACAGAAAGAGCAAAAGTAAATTTATCAACAATAAATTATCATTTTAAATCTAAAGATGAATTAATAAATATTGCAGCAAATAAATTAATACGAGATCTTGCCAATACTTATTTTGAAGATATGAAAAATGATGTAAAGTCACCGAAAGATAAACTTAGATATTTTTTAACTCGTATTAGTGATATAGTTGTTCATTATAAAAAGTATACAAAGGAAATGATGCCATATATTTTATTAAAGGGAGAATTTGCTGAAGCTATTGAAATACTTCCTTTAGTTAAAGAATGCTTTCAGGGAAGTAAAAGTGATGAGGAGTGTAAAATTATTTCATATCAATTAATTTCATTTATGCAATTAGTATTTTACAGAGCAGATGAATTTAAATTCTTTAGTAATATTGATATTAATATTAAAGAAGAAAGAGATAAGCTTATTGATATTCAATTAGATTTATTTTTTAAATAA
- a CDS encoding radical SAM protein: protein MSKEFNLSEYMSEGIENIVKNVLKSSIKNPKEAAFVIKYMLAVKEAKNKRDMLESKGEHIPPFLMVSIATNCNLHCKGCYARANKSCGDNLKASEMSEKRWGEIFNEAKEVGISFLLLLGGEPLMRRGVIEKASSVKEIVFPIFTNGTMLDESYINLFDKNRNLVPMISIEGDKDQTDGRRGEGTYNSIITAMNSLNKKGILFGGSVTVTTENIITVTSKEFVQELCNKGTRVLIFVEYVSVTNSTRNLAPTDKERLILEEKIEELRKVFENMVFLSFPGDEKYSGGCLAAGRGFFHINANGGAEPCPFSPYSDINLKECSLREALKSPLFKKLKDNEMLLGEHDGGCLLFEKEDNVKELLGM, encoded by the coding sequence ATGAGTAAAGAATTTAATTTATCTGAATATATGAGTGAAGGTATTGAAAATATAGTAAAGAACGTTTTAAAATCATCTATAAAAAATCCAAAGGAAGCTGCATTTGTAATAAAGTATATGTTAGCAGTAAAGGAGGCAAAAAATAAAAGGGATATGTTAGAAAGTAAAGGAGAGCATATTCCACCATTTTTAATGGTAAGTATTGCTACTAATTGTAATTTGCATTGTAAGGGCTGTTATGCAAGAGCTAATAAATCATGTGGAGATAACTTAAAAGCTAGTGAGATGTCAGAAAAAAGATGGGGAGAAATCTTTAATGAAGCAAAGGAAGTTGGAATTTCATTTTTATTATTATTAGGAGGAGAACCGTTGATGAGAAGAGGGGTTATTGAAAAAGCTTCTTCTGTTAAAGAAATAGTTTTTCCAATTTTCACAAATGGAACTATGTTAGATGAAAGTTATATAAATTTATTTGATAAAAATAGAAATCTTGTGCCAATGATAAGTATAGAAGGTGATAAGGATCAAACAGATGGAAGAAGAGGAGAAGGAACTTATAATTCAATAATCACTGCAATGAATAGCTTGAATAAAAAGGGGATTTTATTTGGAGGTTCTGTAACCGTAACAACTGAAAATATAATAACTGTTACAAGTAAAGAGTTTGTACAGGAGCTTTGTAATAAAGGGACAAGAGTATTAATATTTGTGGAGTATGTTTCAGTAACTAACTCTACTAGAAATCTTGCACCTACAGATAAAGAACGTTTAATATTAGAAGAAAAGATAGAAGAATTGAGAAAAGTATTCGAAAATATGGTGTTTTTATCATTCCCTGGTGATGAAAAATATTCAGGTGGATGTTTAGCTGCTGGAAGAGGTTTTTTTCATATAAATGCTAATGGTGGAGCAGAGCCATGTCCATTTTCACCATATTCAGATATTAATTTAAAAGAATGTAGTTTAAGAGAAGCTTTAAAATCACCATTATTTAAAAAGCTTAAAGATAATGAAATGTTACTTGGAGAACATGATGGTGGATGTTTATTATTTGAAAAAGAAGACAATGTTAAAGAGTTGTTAGGGATGTAA